From a single Adhaeribacter swui genomic region:
- a CDS encoding VOC family protein, whose protein sequence is MLGLRTTIYKVGDITKAKAWYAQVFQTAPYFDEPFYVGFDIKGYELGLQPEEEPTTSKPESVVAYWGVNQITAEYDRLLALGATENEKPMNVGGEIVTATVKDPWGNVIGLIYNPEFKLKE, encoded by the coding sequence ATGCTGGGACTCCGGACAACCATTTACAAAGTAGGCGATATAACCAAAGCAAAAGCCTGGTACGCCCAAGTTTTCCAAACTGCTCCTTATTTTGACGAGCCTTTTTACGTGGGTTTTGATATTAAGGGCTACGAACTCGGCCTGCAACCCGAAGAGGAACCTACCACCAGCAAACCCGAAAGCGTAGTTGCTTACTGGGGTGTAAACCAAATTACGGCAGAGTATGATCGCCTGCTGGCCTTGGGAGCTACCGAAAACGAAAAACCCATGAACGTGGGCGGCGAAATTGTTACCGCTACAGTCAAAGATCCCTGGGGCAATGTTATTGGCTTGATCTATAATCCGGAATTTAAATTAAAAGAATAA
- the yiaA gene encoding inner membrane protein YiaA translates to MNQKPSAAFITASWATLLTGITAYVIGLWNADMLLNEKGYYFTVLMYGLFSAISLQKSVRDQLDGIPVTSIYSGLSWFSTILAIVLLTVGLWNADLLLSEKGFYAMSFLLSLFAAIAVQKNTRDGLARELPLKNNPQIP, encoded by the coding sequence ATGAATCAGAAACCATCTGCTGCTTTTATTACCGCCTCTTGGGCTACTTTACTTACAGGCATTACCGCCTACGTTATCGGGCTCTGGAATGCCGACATGTTACTTAACGAAAAGGGTTATTATTTTACCGTGCTCATGTACGGTTTGTTCTCGGCCATCTCGCTCCAAAAAAGTGTGCGCGACCAACTGGACGGAATTCCGGTTACCAGTATTTACTCCGGTCTGAGCTGGTTTTCTACTATTCTGGCCATCGTGCTTCTCACCGTGGGACTATGGAATGCCGATTTACTTTTAAGCGAAAAAGGTTTTTACGCCATGTCGTTTTTGCTCAGCCTTTTTGCGGCCATTGCGGTACAGAAAAATACCCGCGATGGTTTAGCCAGAGAACTGCCCCTTAAAAATAACCCACAGATACCTTAA
- a CDS encoding AMP-dependent synthetase/ligase has translation MLQITRAFDILAYQLQKYPQTDCLTAKINDTWQKQSTQEVLDAVNQFSLGLLALGFKKDDKIALVSFNRPEWIIADLGIQQIGAVSVPLYPTITEDDYRYIFKEAEVKLILVSEEKLYNRVSAATAEIGGIQGIYSFDRLTGVKHWSEITNQAQEADLDRLKVMKAAVTPEDLFTIIYTSGTTGNPKGVMLTHNNIVSNYKSCKPYVPVNNQHRALSFLPLCHIYERMLSVLYIAEGVSIYYAESIEKVAENLREVKPHVFATVPRLLEKVYDKIVAKGKELTGVKKSLFFWALELGLQYDVRGMSAWYSTQLAIANKLIFNKWREALGGNVIAIVSGGAALQPRLARVFGAANIRVMEGYGLTETSPVIAVNRHNPEDHMIGTVGPPVDAIEVKIAETDGEILTRSASVMKGYYKHPELTAEVISPEGWFHTGDIGEMVEGKYLKITDRKKEMFKTSGGKYIAPQLIENKLKESVLIEQVMVIGDGRKFASALIVPSFPDLREWCRQNNIAYTTDAEMINTPEVQSLYDQEVRKYNQHFAQWEQIKRHELLPKLWSIETGELTAKLSLKRKVILQNNQALIEKIY, from the coding sequence ATGCTGCAAATAACCCGAGCCTTTGATATTTTAGCTTATCAATTACAAAAGTATCCGCAAACCGATTGTTTAACGGCTAAAATTAACGATACCTGGCAAAAACAAAGCACCCAGGAAGTACTCGATGCCGTGAACCAGTTTAGCTTGGGTTTGCTGGCCCTGGGTTTTAAAAAAGACGATAAAATTGCTTTAGTTTCTTTTAACCGTCCCGAGTGGATTATTGCGGATTTAGGCATTCAGCAGATTGGCGCCGTAAGCGTGCCTTTGTACCCCACCATTACCGAAGACGATTACCGCTATATTTTTAAAGAAGCCGAAGTTAAATTAATCCTGGTTTCGGAAGAAAAATTATACAACCGGGTAAGTGCCGCTACCGCTGAAATTGGCGGAATCCAGGGTATTTATTCTTTCGATCGCCTTACCGGGGTTAAGCATTGGTCCGAAATTACCAACCAGGCCCAAGAAGCAGATCTGGACCGTTTAAAAGTCATGAAAGCTGCGGTTACCCCCGAAGATTTATTTACGATTATTTATACCTCGGGCACTACCGGCAACCCTAAAGGGGTAATGCTTACCCATAACAACATTGTGAGTAATTATAAATCTTGCAAGCCCTACGTGCCGGTAAATAACCAACACCGCGCCTTAAGTTTTTTACCGCTGTGCCACATTTACGAGCGCATGCTATCGGTGCTGTACATAGCCGAGGGTGTGAGTATTTATTACGCCGAAAGTATTGAAAAAGTAGCTGAAAATCTGCGCGAAGTAAAACCGCATGTATTTGCCACCGTGCCGCGTTTACTGGAAAAAGTGTACGATAAAATTGTAGCGAAAGGCAAAGAACTAACCGGCGTTAAAAAATCTTTATTTTTCTGGGCTTTAGAGTTAGGCTTGCAGTACGATGTGCGCGGTATGAGCGCCTGGTACAGTACGCAACTAGCTATAGCTAATAAGTTAATTTTTAATAAATGGCGCGAAGCTTTGGGCGGCAACGTTATTGCTATTGTATCGGGGGGAGCTGCCTTGCAACCACGTTTGGCCCGGGTGTTCGGAGCGGCCAATATCCGGGTGATGGAAGGGTACGGTCTCACCGAAACCTCGCCGGTAATTGCGGTTAACCGGCATAATCCCGAAGACCACATGATTGGCACGGTTGGTCCGCCGGTAGATGCTATTGAAGTAAAAATTGCGGAAACCGACGGCGAAATTTTAACGCGTAGCGCCAGCGTCATGAAAGGTTACTACAAACACCCGGAACTCACCGCTGAAGTTATTAGCCCGGAAGGCTGGTTTCATACCGGCGATATTGGCGAGATGGTAGAAGGTAAATATTTAAAAATTACCGACCGCAAAAAAGAAATGTTTAAAACCTCCGGGGGAAAATACATTGCACCGCAGCTCATCGAAAATAAACTAAAAGAATCGGTTTTGATTGAGCAAGTAATGGTCATCGGCGATGGCCGGAAGTTTGCTTCAGCTTTAATCGTGCCTTCTTTCCCGGATTTGCGCGAGTGGTGCCGGCAAAATAACATTGCTTACACTACCGATGCCGAAATGATCAATACCCCCGAAGTGCAATCGTTGTATGATCAGGAAGTGCGAAAATATAACCAGCATTTTGCGCAATGGGAGCAAATTAAACGCCACGAACTACTTCCGAAATTGTGGAGCATTGAAACCGGCGAATTAACGGCTAAATTAAGTTTAAAGCGGAAAGTGATCTTGCAAAATAACCAGGCGCTCATCGAAAAAATTTATTAG
- a CDS encoding CGNR zinc finger domain-containing protein: protein MAHQNTIETIPFDGGVLCLDFVNTVRNRKVPRVHNYFASYANFLIWCRRVAILPVSVLDDLQEYSSQNPVEAEAALQQIVAVRENLYLLFSAIAAERVPTNAVTATFNQNLSNAMGQVFLAWQNTIFSFQLQAKEKELTGPVKLILYSAYQTLLREDRRRIKECAECGWLFLDKTKNGKRQWCNPIYCGSTSKSRRYYHRQKEKEQNSGEA from the coding sequence ATGGCGCACCAAAATACCATAGAAACCATACCGTTTGATGGGGGAGTACTCTGCCTGGATTTTGTAAATACTGTGCGAAACCGGAAAGTACCGCGCGTGCATAATTACTTTGCGAGCTATGCTAATTTTTTAATTTGGTGCCGTCGGGTAGCTATTTTGCCTGTAAGCGTATTAGATGATTTGCAGGAATATAGTTCTCAAAACCCTGTAGAAGCAGAAGCAGCTTTGCAGCAGATTGTAGCAGTTCGGGAGAATTTGTACCTGCTTTTTTCGGCTATTGCCGCCGAGCGGGTGCCGACTAATGCGGTTACCGCTACTTTTAACCAGAATTTATCGAATGCCATGGGGCAGGTCTTTCTGGCTTGGCAGAACACTATTTTTAGCTTTCAATTGCAGGCAAAAGAAAAAGAACTTACCGGTCCGGTAAAGTTAATTCTGTACTCGGCCTACCAAACCTTATTACGCGAAGACCGGAGAAGAATAAAAGAATGTGCCGAATGTGGGTGGTTGTTTTTAGACAAAACCAAGAACGGTAAACGCCAATGGTGCAATCCCATTTACTGCGGCAGCACGTCTAAATCGCGCCGGTATTACCACCGGCAAAAAGAAAAAGAACAAAATTCCGGCGAAGCTTAA
- a CDS encoding MFS transporter, producing the protein MEQAAEVRLAEENNRFKISTNAVAEQIHKQRFFLSVFFFLSGFNFASWASRIPTIKAALDLNEAELGSVLLTMPISSMIGLPLSGWLVTRFDTRVPLTVAFLLNAVSLALIGTATSTLSLIVALFLFSLSTRIFNISMNTQAITLQKLFDRKINGSFHGLWSTGGIVGVGVTTLVISLGISIVPHLATVAVVTILITLFASRFLLRHDRAETRNKQALPKPDSYILYLGLLVFFAAICEGGMFDWSGIYFQKVVQEEVFTAGYLIFMSFMAFSRFVSDRIVERIGMARTYLMSSLCIFFGVTLAIVFPSFWPAMVGFSFVGFGTAAVIPMTYTLAGASEKYSAGVAISLIASFGIVGMLLGPPLIGYLAHAFNLKISFIAFAFAGIMLIPVSRLFFRLAKNQSAL; encoded by the coding sequence ATGGAACAAGCAGCCGAAGTTCGTTTAGCAGAAGAAAATAACCGTTTTAAGATTTCCACCAATGCTGTAGCGGAGCAAATTCACAAACAGCGGTTTTTTCTGAGTGTATTTTTCTTTTTGTCGGGGTTTAATTTTGCCAGTTGGGCTTCCCGCATACCAACCATCAAAGCCGCCTTAGATTTAAACGAAGCCGAGTTAGGATCGGTGTTGCTTACCATGCCCATCAGCTCCATGATTGGTTTGCCGCTGTCGGGGTGGTTGGTTACGCGCTTTGATACGAGAGTACCCTTAACCGTGGCCTTTCTTTTAAACGCGGTTAGTTTGGCTTTAATCGGCACGGCTACTTCTACTTTAAGTTTAATAGTAGCGCTGTTTTTATTCTCGTTGAGTACCCGCATTTTTAATATTTCCATGAATACGCAAGCCATTACGCTGCAGAAGTTATTCGACCGGAAGATTAATGGTTCTTTTCATGGGCTGTGGAGCACCGGCGGCATTGTGGGCGTGGGTGTTACTACTTTGGTAATTAGCTTAGGTATTTCTATTGTGCCGCATTTAGCTACGGTAGCAGTAGTTACCATACTTATTACTTTGTTTGCGTCGCGGTTTTTACTGCGCCACGACCGGGCCGAAACCCGCAACAAGCAAGCTTTGCCGAAGCCCGATTCCTATATTCTGTATTTAGGTTTACTGGTGTTTTTTGCCGCTATCTGCGAAGGCGGCATGTTTGACTGGAGCGGTATTTACTTTCAGAAAGTAGTGCAGGAAGAAGTGTTTACGGCCGGTTATTTAATTTTTATGTCGTTTATGGCGTTCTCCCGGTTTGTATCGGACCGCATTGTGGAGCGGATTGGTATGGCGCGTACTTACCTGATGAGTTCGCTTTGCATTTTCTTCGGGGTAACGTTGGCCATTGTTTTTCCGAGTTTCTGGCCGGCCATGGTTGGATTTTCGTTCGTGGGTTTTGGTACCGCCGCCGTTATTCCCATGACCTACACGTTGGCCGGGGCTTCTGAGAAGTACTCGGCGGGAGTGGCTATTTCCTTGATTGCTTCATTTGGTATTGTGGGCATGTTGCTGGGGCCACCTTTAATTGGTTATTTGGCGCACGCTTTTAATTTAAAAATTTCGTTTATCGCCTTTGCTTTTGCCGGCATTATGCTCATTCCGGTTTCGCGCTTGTTCTTCCGGTTAGCTAAGAATCAATCCGCGCTTTAA
- a CDS encoding formimidoylglutamase has product MNLAIFFEPLAEELYLPHSNPKSFGASIDPFVHKFPDWRQADIAILGINETRGTGQENNTELRPANEVRRQLYALKKGTGRYKIVDLGDLLPGITLEDTYLRIKEIVESLITHNTLPLIIGGSHDLDYGQFLAYENLDKAVNLVTIDSHIDMSEELGIPPHQQHLQRILLHEPNYLFSLSQIAYQSYFVEQEVAVVLEKLHFETVRLGQVHTNIQEVEPVVRNADLISFDIRAIKHHDAPGYEPANPYGLTGEEACQLCWYAGLNDSLSSFGIYEYNPALDVRQVTATTLAVMLWYFVEGFYHRKNETDFTSNKFLKYAIGFHDNPNKMVFYKSKVSDKWWMEVEPLRPEKQAKIIPCSYEDYLLAAKGEIPNRWILTQSRLA; this is encoded by the coding sequence ATGAATTTAGCTATTTTCTTTGAGCCGCTCGCCGAAGAACTTTACCTGCCCCACAGCAATCCGAAGAGTTTCGGCGCCAGCATTGATCCTTTTGTGCATAAGTTTCCGGATTGGCGCCAGGCCGATATTGCGATATTGGGCATAAACGAAACCCGGGGAACTGGCCAGGAAAATAACACCGAACTTCGTCCGGCTAACGAGGTAAGACGCCAATTGTACGCACTTAAAAAAGGTACCGGACGCTATAAAATTGTGGATTTAGGCGATCTACTGCCCGGTATTACCTTAGAAGATACCTACCTGCGGATTAAAGAAATAGTCGAAAGCTTGATTACCCACAACACCTTGCCGCTTATTATCGGTGGGAGCCACGACCTGGATTATGGTCAGTTTTTAGCTTACGAAAACCTGGACAAAGCCGTGAACCTGGTTACCATTGATTCGCACATTGATATGAGCGAAGAACTGGGTATACCGCCGCACCAGCAACACTTGCAACGGATTTTACTACACGAGCCCAACTACTTGTTTAGTTTAAGCCAGATTGCGTACCAATCGTATTTTGTGGAACAGGAAGTGGCTGTGGTTCTGGAAAAATTGCATTTCGAAACGGTACGGCTGGGCCAGGTGCACACCAATATTCAGGAAGTAGAGCCCGTGGTACGCAACGCCGATTTAATTAGTTTTGATATCCGGGCAATTAAACACCACGATGCGCCAGGCTACGAACCCGCTAACCCGTATGGCTTAACGGGCGAGGAAGCCTGCCAACTGTGCTGGTACGCCGGCTTAAACGATTCGCTGAGTTCTTTCGGCATTTATGAATACAATCCGGCTTTAGACGTACGTCAGGTAACGGCCACTACCCTTGCGGTAATGCTTTGGTATTTTGTGGAAGGCTTTTACCACCGCAAAAACGAAACAGACTTTACCAGCAACAAATTTTTAAAATACGCCATTGGCTTCCACGATAACCCGAACAAAATGGTGTTTTATAAAAGTAAGGTGAGCGATAAATGGTGGATGGAAGTAGAACCCTTGCGCCCCGAAAAGCAAGCCAAGATAATACCCTGCTCCTACGAAGATTACCTGCTCGCCGCCAAAGGCGAAATACCGAATCGCTGGATTTTAACGCAATCACGGCTGGCTTAG
- a CDS encoding alpha/beta hydrolase, translating into MVRLPGNLTRMGVIMLPTYKILKNIGYGSDPEQVMDIYIADHTPELATNNFTIVFLHGGAFYLSDKSQEEKYIQPYLHKGMPVVNLNYRLKRGIPLATQDLTTALNFLEANRVTYPLNLSQIVLAGFSAGAHIVSLVGLAANNPEYCFKLNKGIAIAAIINFSGVVDGLGLVEKQFIENESYLMQAIGNALFPDIAGYTPQEIISVFEPIKYFDQQDPPYFLWYGGKDDQIPPATFAAFVKLLQEGNDKNVVVFSPESNHFPHAAERDYIYSKIFKFLNKIAQTGSA; encoded by the coding sequence ATGGTACGACTACCCGGCAACCTTACCAGAATGGGTGTGATTATGCTGCCAACTTATAAAATTTTAAAAAATATCGGCTATGGCTCCGATCCGGAACAAGTAATGGATATTTACATAGCCGATCACACTCCGGAATTGGCCACTAATAACTTTACCATTGTATTTCTGCACGGAGGCGCTTTTTACCTGAGTGATAAATCGCAGGAGGAAAAATACATTCAGCCGTACTTACATAAAGGGATGCCGGTGGTTAACCTGAATTATAGGCTTAAACGCGGCATACCCCTGGCCACCCAAGATTTAACAACTGCCCTGAATTTCTTAGAAGCTAATAGAGTAACGTACCCTTTAAATTTGAGCCAAATAGTTCTGGCGGGTTTTTCCGCTGGGGCTCACATTGTCAGCCTGGTAGGTTTAGCGGCCAATAACCCAGAGTATTGCTTTAAGTTGAATAAAGGAATTGCCATTGCCGCAATCATTAATTTTTCGGGTGTGGTAGATGGCTTAGGCCTGGTAGAAAAACAATTTATAGAGAACGAATCTTATCTGATGCAAGCGATTGGCAACGCCTTGTTTCCGGACATTGCCGGGTACACGCCCCAGGAGATTATTTCTGTGTTTGAACCTATAAAATACTTTGATCAACAAGACCCGCCTTACTTTTTGTGGTATGGGGGTAAAGACGATCAAATTCCGCCGGCCACGTTTGCAGCGTTTGTTAAATTACTTCAGGAAGGTAATGACAAGAACGTGGTTGTATTTTCGCCCGAGAGTAATCATTTCCCCCATGCTGCCGAACGGGATTATATTTACAGTAAAATTTTTAAATTTTTAAATAAGATAGCGCAAACAGGCAGCGCGTAA
- a CDS encoding cytochrome b5 domain-containing protein: MEEQVLPEYTKHQLALRNGQDRDEIWIAYEGNIYDVKKSRLWRNGNHYEHWAGQDLTEELQDAPHADYVFDKFQIIGRLKK, encoded by the coding sequence ATGGAAGAACAAGTACTCCCGGAATATACCAAACACCAATTAGCTTTGCGCAACGGGCAAGATCGCGATGAGATTTGGATTGCGTACGAGGGCAACATCTACGACGTAAAAAAATCGCGGCTGTGGCGGAACGGCAACCATTACGAACACTGGGCCGGCCAGGACTTAACCGAAGAGCTGCAAGATGCCCCGCACGCCGACTACGTGTTCGATAAATTTCAAATAATCGGCCGACTTAAAAAGTAG
- the murQ gene encoding N-acetylmuramic acid 6-phosphate etherase: MSTTETASNFNHLEKMSVNELLTNINQEDKTVPLAVEKAIPQIEALVKAVVEKMRVGGRLFYIGAGTSGRLGIVDASECPPTYGVPHGLVVGIIAGGDTAIRKAVEFAEDDFNQAWQDLQAHAITDKDVLVGIAASGRTPYVIGGLEAARQHGLVTGCIVCNAGSKVAAVAEYPVEIITGPEFVTGSTRMKAGTAQKLALNMLTTATMIQLGHVKGNKMVDMQLSNHKLVNRAIRMVMDELQVDETQATALIEQHGNVRAAIENYQK, from the coding sequence ATGAGCACCACCGAAACTGCATCGAACTTTAATCACCTGGAAAAAATGTCGGTAAACGAATTGCTGACCAACATCAACCAGGAAGATAAAACCGTACCGCTGGCCGTAGAAAAAGCCATTCCGCAAATAGAAGCTTTAGTAAAAGCCGTGGTCGAGAAAATGCGCGTTGGGGGGCGTTTGTTTTACATTGGCGCGGGCACCAGCGGCCGGTTGGGTATTGTGGACGCCTCGGAATGCCCGCCTACTTATGGCGTACCGCACGGTTTAGTAGTAGGTATTATTGCGGGCGGCGACACGGCCATCCGGAAAGCCGTGGAATTTGCCGAAGATGATTTTAACCAGGCCTGGCAGGATTTACAAGCCCACGCTATTACCGATAAAGATGTGCTGGTTGGCATTGCCGCTTCCGGAAGAACGCCTTATGTAATCGGGGGCCTGGAAGCCGCCCGGCAACACGGGTTAGTTACGGGTTGTATTGTGTGTAACGCAGGGTCTAAAGTGGCCGCCGTAGCGGAGTATCCCGTGGAAATTATTACGGGTCCGGAGTTTGTAACCGGCAGCACCCGCATGAAAGCTGGTACCGCCCAAAAATTGGCCTTAAACATGCTCACCACCGCCACCATGATTCAGTTGGGCCACGTGAAAGGCAACAAAATGGTAGATATGCAGCTCTCGAACCATAAATTAGTAAACCGGGCTATTCGGATGGTAATGGACGAATTGCAGGTTGACGAAACCCAAGCCACTGCTTTAATTGAGCAACACGGCAACGTACGCGCCGCCATTGAAAACTACCAAAAGTAG
- a CDS encoding Crp/Fnr family transcriptional regulator has translation MHALYNCISQYHPISIDAWEALAKALTRVELPRNAFLIQEGMVCHNLYFLEQGCLRGYYNLDGKEITYWFGFENNFITSFYSFISRKPGVENIQILEDATLWGISYQALNQLFDFYPDLERLVRIINEQYYIRLEERLMGMQFKTARERYEQLLETAPHILQRVSLGQIASYLGISQETLSRIRSQV, from the coding sequence ATGCATGCTTTGTATAACTGCATATCGCAATACCATCCTATTTCTATAGATGCGTGGGAGGCACTAGCCAAAGCATTAACACGGGTGGAGTTGCCCCGGAATGCCTTTTTAATCCAAGAAGGGATGGTGTGCCATAATTTGTACTTTCTGGAACAAGGGTGCTTGCGGGGTTATTACAACCTGGATGGCAAGGAAATTACCTATTGGTTTGGCTTCGAGAATAATTTTATTACTTCTTTTTATAGCTTTATTTCCCGCAAGCCGGGCGTAGAAAACATCCAGATTTTAGAAGATGCCACCTTATGGGGAATCAGCTACCAAGCTTTAAACCAGTTATTCGATTTTTATCCGGACCTGGAACGACTGGTGCGGATTATAAATGAGCAATATTACATCCGGCTGGAAGAGCGGTTAATGGGCATGCAATTTAAAACGGCCCGGGAGCGGTATGAACAGCTACTGGAAACTGCGCCCCACATCTTGCAAAGAGTCTCCCTCGGGCAAATAGCTTCTTACCTGGGTATTAGTCAGGAAACACTGAGCCGCATCAGAAGCCAAGTTTAA
- a CDS encoding entericidin — MKKLLFMFVAATAFTFASCDSKKENAVEENAEMKEEAAEDAADAQKDAAEDAAEATKDSVDAVDPQ, encoded by the coding sequence ATGAAAAAACTACTCTTTATGTTTGTTGCGGCCACCGCATTTACGTTTGCTTCCTGCGATTCTAAAAAAGAAAATGCCGTGGAAGAAAACGCAGAAATGAAAGAAGAAGCTGCAGAAGATGCGGCTGATGCTCAAAAAGATGCTGCGGAAGACGCGGCCGAAGCCACCAAAGATAGCGTGGATGCCGTTGACCCACAGTAA
- a CDS encoding FAD-binding protein encodes MKRRTFSKLSSTVTAGSAILPFTEWFPADPLKNWAGNIEYSTNKVVYPKTTEEIQALVKKNARLKVLGTRHCFNRIADSEHYLLSTKELNKVISLDTQARTVTVEGGIKYGELAPYLQQKGYALHNLASLPHISVAGSIITATHGSGVKNGNLATAVVGLEIMDAAGKLHAITKEKNPDLFNGAVVNLGALGLITQVTLALEPAFTMQQRVYERLPMAQLKANFEQIVSAGYSVSLFTDWVNDSINEVWVKSRLDGTDSATNNSEFYGAVAATKNLHPIVEVSAENCTEQLGVPGPWYDRLPHFKMGFTPSTGVELQSEYFVPMNQAVEAIQAIARLNKQISPHLFISEIRTIAADNLWLSPCYQRPSVALHFTWKQDWPAVSKLLPIIEKELAPFNARPHWGKLFTMTPQALAAQYEKLPEFKKLVAQYDPQGKFRNQFLNSTIFGS; translated from the coding sequence ATGAAAAGAAGAACTTTTAGCAAACTATCTTCTACTGTAACGGCCGGCAGCGCCATTTTACCTTTCACGGAATGGTTTCCGGCTGATCCGTTAAAAAACTGGGCCGGTAACATTGAGTACAGCACCAACAAAGTAGTGTACCCCAAAACCACCGAAGAAATACAAGCCCTGGTAAAGAAAAACGCGCGCCTGAAAGTGTTGGGTACCCGCCATTGTTTTAACCGCATTGCCGACAGCGAACATTATTTACTTTCCACGAAAGAACTGAATAAAGTAATTTCCCTGGATACCCAAGCCCGCACCGTAACCGTGGAAGGCGGCATTAAATACGGCGAATTGGCGCCTTACCTGCAACAAAAAGGCTATGCGCTGCACAACCTGGCTTCGCTGCCGCACATTTCGGTGGCAGGGTCTATTATTACGGCTACGCACGGCTCCGGAGTAAAAAACGGCAACCTGGCTACGGCCGTTGTGGGTCTGGAGATAATGGATGCAGCGGGCAAGCTTCATGCTATAACCAAAGAAAAAAATCCGGACTTGTTTAACGGCGCGGTAGTGAACCTGGGCGCTTTGGGCCTGATAACGCAAGTTACGCTGGCCCTGGAACCGGCTTTTACCATGCAGCAACGCGTGTACGAACGGCTACCCATGGCGCAACTGAAAGCTAATTTCGAGCAGATTGTTTCGGCGGGTTACAGCGTAAGTTTATTTACCGATTGGGTGAACGACAGCATTAATGAAGTATGGGTAAAAAGCCGGCTCGATGGTACTGATTCTGCCACCAATAACTCCGAATTTTATGGCGCGGTAGCGGCCACCAAAAACCTGCACCCCATTGTGGAAGTTTCCGCCGAAAACTGCACCGAGCAACTGGGGGTGCCCGGCCCGTGGTATGACCGCTTGCCGCATTTTAAAATGGGTTTTACGCCCAGCACCGGCGTAGAATTACAATCCGAATACTTCGTACCCATGAACCAGGCCGTCGAAGCCATCCAGGCCATTGCCCGGTTAAATAAACAAATCAGTCCGCACCTGTTTATCTCGGAAATCCGCACCATCGCGGCCGACAACTTATGGCTCAGCCCCTGTTACCAACGGCCCAGCGTAGCCCTGCATTTTACCTGGAAACAAGATTGGCCCGCCGTGAGCAAACTGTTGCCCATTATTGAGAAAGAATTAGCGCCTTTCAACGCCCGTCCGCACTGGGGTAAGTTATTTACCATGACCCCGCAAGCCCTAGCTGCGCAGTACGAAAAACTGCCCGAATTTAAAAAACTAGTCGCTCAATACGATCCGCAAGGCAAGTTCCGCAATCAATTTTTAAATTCTACCATTTTTGGGAGTTAG